In Sphingomonas sp. M1-B02, the sequence TCAACGCGTCGTTGATCGAGCAGGCCGCGGGCCCCAGGATCACGATGAACAGCACCGGGAGGATGAAGAGGATCAGCGGGATCGTCATGATCGCCGGCAGCCGTGCGGCCTTTTCCTCGGCGCGCATCATCCGCTCGTTGCGGAACTCGGCCGAGAGGACGCGCAGGGCGGAGGCGAGCGGGGTGCCGTATTTCTCGGTCTGGATCATGGTGGTGACCACGCCGCGGATCGCGTCGAGATCGATGCGGTTGGCGAGATTCTCGAACGCCTGGCGGCGATCGGTCAGGAAGCCCAGCTCGATCGCGGTGAGCGCGAATTCGTCGCCCAGCTCGGGATAGGCCTTGCCCAATTCCTTGGCGACGCGGTGGAAGGCGGCGTCGACGGTCAGACCCGCCTCGGCACAAATCACCAGCAGATCGAGCGCGTCGGGCAAGCCCTTGCGGATAGCGTGGCTGCGCTTGGTGATCTTGTTCTTCAGATAGAGATCGGGCGCCTTGTAGCTCAGGATGAAGCTGGCTGCGACAAGGCCATAGGCCTTCAGCGGGCTCCAGTCGGAGAACATGCTGGTGCCATAGACCATGTAGAGCACCGGTCCGCCGATCACGATCGGCAGCACCAGCCGGCCGAGGATGACGCCGACCGCCCATTCCTTGCGGCGAATGCCCGCCTGGAGCAGCTTGGTTTGCGCGGCCTTGACCTGGCTTTCCTGCAGCACCTTGAGCGAGGAGAGGAAGGCGCGGATGCGATCGGTGGTGTCGCTTTTCTGGACCAGCTTGGCGCGGCGCTTCGAGGTGGAGGCCGTGATGCCCGCCTTCAGCTGCTCGCGCCGATCGTTCAGCGCCTTGACGCGCTTCGCCATCGGATCGTGGACAGTGGTCGCGGTGTAGATCGCGAACATGACGGCAAGCGCCGCGACGCCGGCGAGCAGGGTCGCTACCCACATCACGTCGAAGCCGAGCAAGGTTGGTCCTGCGGGTGTCATCGCATCAGATCTCGAAATTGACCATCTTGGCCATGATCCAGGCGCCCAGCGCCATCCAGATCAGACCGCCGGCGCCCGCCACCATCAGCCGCTCGTCCTTGAAGAAGTTGAGCATGTATCCGTTGTTGATGAACCAGACCATTCCGAAGACGATGAAGGGCAGTGCGCCGACGATCAGCGCCGACGCCTTGGATTCCGACGACATTGCCTTGATCTTGAGCTTCATCTGGCTGCGCTTGCGCAGCACGTCGGCAAGATTGGCGAGCGTCTCCGCCAGATTGCCGCCGGTCTCGCGCTGGATCGCGATCGTGATCACGAAGAACTGGAACTCGGGAGTGCCGAGCCGGTCCGCGGTCTCCTGGAGCGCAGCGTCTAGCGTGCGGCCGATCTTCATCTTGTCGGATACCGAGCGAAATTCCTCGCCCACCGGCCCGTCGACCTCGGAGCCGACAACGCTCATGGTCTCGGTGATCGGCAGACCCGAACGCAGGCCGCGAACCAGAAGCTCTATCGCGTCGGGGAATTTCACGGTGAATTTGTGGATCCGGCGCTTCATCATGAAGCTGACTACCTTGTGCGGCAGGCCCAGTCCGACGAAGAGGCCGAGGAAGAGCGCAAGCCAGATCGGAGCGCCCTGGTAGATCAGGTAAGCGGCCGGAAGCAGCACGAGCCCGGCCGAGACCATCATATATTGATTGAGCGTCCACGACTTGCCGGTCATGTTGAGCCGCTTTTGCAGTTCGGCGGGGTTGGGCAGGAAGCGCGATGCCGCGCCATCGATGCCAGGGCGCGAAGTCGAGACTTTGCGGATCTGCGCTTCCATGGCGCTGCTGCCGCTGTTGCTGACGAGGTGGCGCTCGCGAAGGCCCGTGAGCCGGCGCGATCCGGCGCGCGTCGCCGAAGGCCCCGAGAAGGCCAATACCATCAGCACGAGCACCGCGAAGGCACCCAGACCGAGCATCAATACCGGCAGCAAGTCCACGCCGCGCACGCCTCCACTTTAGAACCCGATCACCTTAAGCGCGGATTGGTTACTTCTTCGTCTTCGACGGCATATGCGCGCGCAGCTTGCCGAGCAGCGACGTGCCCGTGCCGCCCTTCGCTGCCTTGGCCATCGCTGCTTTATCGTCGCGTTCACCCGAATCGGTGATCGCGGTGATCCGGGCCGCCAGGTCACCGATCGGGGACAGGGCCTTGGCATTCTTGCCCGCCTCGGAAAGCGGCTTGCCGAGCTTGGCCGCTTGCGCCGCGATCTTCTGTTCGAAGGGCACGATCAGATCGACCTTGCGCTCGATCGATCCCTCGAAATCCTTGCGGCTGATCTCGAGCAGCGCCTGCGGATGCACTTTGTTGGCGACCACGATCACCTGGGTCTGCGGCGCATTCGACTTGAACCAGCTGAGGATACGGATCGCGTCGCGCGCCGCCGCCAGGGTGAACTCGGTGACGAGCACCGCGACCTGGACGTCGGTGATCAGATGCGGATGATTGACCAGCATGCCCCGCGGCAGATCGACGACGGTGCATTCGAAGGCGCCGCGCATCTCTTCCTGAAGCTGATAGAAGGCCGCGCCGTCGGTCATCACCGGCGAGTTGATCGGGGCTTCGGCGGAGAGGACGGCAAGACGCTCCGAGGCCTTCACCATCGCGCGTTCGATGAACAGCCCGTCGATCCGGCTCGGATTCTCGATCGCATCGGTCAGGCCGCGCCCGGGCTCCAGGTCGAGCGCCAGCGCGCCGGTGCCGAAATGCACGTCGAGATCGAGCAATGCGGTCGAGCGCACATGCTTGTCGCTCAGAAGCCAGGCGAGCGACGTCGCGATCGTCGAAGCGCCGCAGCCGCCGCGCGTGCCGATGACCGCCACCGCGCAATGCGGTCGATCGCTCGACGCTTCGGCAAGCTTGGGGGCGTTGAGTGCCGATTGGGCCTGGGTGAACGTATCGCGCAGCGCATCGGGATTGAGCGGCTTGAGCAGATAATCGTGGATCCCGCTCGCGACCAGATCGCGATAGAGGCGCACATCGTTGACCTGGCCCGAGGCGATCACGATCGTGCCCGGCTCGCACACTTCGGCGAGCGCGTTGATGTCGTTGAGCGGATCGCCCGATTCGGACAGGTCGACGAACAAAATGTTCGGGCTCGCCGACACCGACAGGCTCTGGACCGCGTTGCGCAGCCCGCCCTTGTTGACCTTTTCAGGCGACCAGCCGAGCTCGACCGCGATCGGACGCAGCGCCTCCGCGGTCGTCTCGTCGCAGACATACGCTACGAAGGGCTCGCGATGCGCGGTGCGCGAGGGATTGAAAGGTGCGTTCACCGGCTGCCTCCAGGTGCATCTGCCTTGACCACTGTGCCGCCGCTGCCGCTCGGCTTGGCGCCGCGATAGGCGTTGATCGCCTTTCCGCCCGAATTGGGATCGGCGGTAACCGAGCCGGGTTCGCCGCGGACGAGGTCGCCCGGATCGGCCACCATCGCGGCGAGATTGCTGTTGGTCGCGCAGCCGAGATTGGAGCTCGAGCTGGACGAGAAATCGGGCTGATAGACGCGCGAATAGTCCGGGCATCCGGCGACGCTCGCGGTCATTCGAGTGACGATCACGCGTACCGTGCCGGGCGCGATCTGGCCGACCGTGATCGGTACCTGGCCGGAGAGCATCATCCCATAACCGTCGGCAT encodes:
- a CDS encoding type II secretion system F family protein is translated as MDLLPVLMLGLGAFAVLVLMVLAFSGPSATRAGSRRLTGLRERHLVSNSGSSAMEAQIRKVSTSRPGIDGAASRFLPNPAELQKRLNMTGKSWTLNQYMMVSAGLVLLPAAYLIYQGAPIWLALFLGLFVGLGLPHKVVSFMMKRRIHKFTVKFPDAIELLVRGLRSGLPITETMSVVGSEVDGPVGEEFRSVSDKMKIGRTLDAALQETADRLGTPEFQFFVITIAIQRETGGNLAETLANLADVLRKRSQMKLKIKAMSSESKASALIVGALPFIVFGMVWFINNGYMLNFFKDERLMVAGAGGLIWMALGAWIMAKMVNFEI
- a CDS encoding AAA family ATPase yields the protein MNAPFNPSRTAHREPFVAYVCDETTAEALRPIAVELGWSPEKVNKGGLRNAVQSLSVSASPNILFVDLSESGDPLNDINALAEVCEPGTIVIASGQVNDVRLYRDLVASGIHDYLLKPLNPDALRDTFTQAQSALNAPKLAEASSDRPHCAVAVIGTRGGCGASTIATSLAWLLSDKHVRSTALLDLDVHFGTGALALDLEPGRGLTDAIENPSRIDGLFIERAMVKASERLAVLSAEAPINSPVMTDGAAFYQLQEEMRGAFECTVVDLPRGMLVNHPHLITDVQVAVLVTEFTLAAARDAIRILSWFKSNAPQTQVIVVANKVHPQALLEISRKDFEGSIERKVDLIVPFEQKIAAQAAKLGKPLSEAGKNAKALSPIGDLAARITAITDSGERDDKAAMAKAAKGGTGTSLLGKLRAHMPSKTKK
- a CDS encoding CpaD family pilus assembly lipoprotein, coding for MFSRFTPLLLAPALLLSACGTYNGGVDSVYQPVVERNDYVFDVATAGSGLAPGESKRLGDWLGAMGLRYGDRLAIDDGGTGAAGGGVRDEIAAHADGYGMMLSGQVPITVGQIAPGTVRVIVTRMTASVAGCPDYSRVYQPDFSSSSSSNLGCATNSNLAAMVADPGDLVRGEPGSVTADPNSGGKAINAYRGAKPSGSGGTVVKADAPGGSR
- a CDS encoding type II secretion system F family protein translates to MTPAGPTLLGFDVMWVATLLAGVAALAVMFAIYTATTVHDPMAKRVKALNDRREQLKAGITASTSKRRAKLVQKSDTTDRIRAFLSSLKVLQESQVKAAQTKLLQAGIRRKEWAVGVILGRLVLPIVIGGPVLYMVYGTSMFSDWSPLKAYGLVAASFILSYKAPDLYLKNKITKRSHAIRKGLPDALDLLVICAEAGLTVDAAFHRVAKELGKAYPELGDEFALTAIELGFLTDRRQAFENLANRIDLDAIRGVVTTMIQTEKYGTPLASALRVLSAEFRNERMMRAEEKAARLPAIMTIPLILFILPVLFIVILGPAACSINDALMS